From Triticum aestivum cultivar Chinese Spring chromosome 4A, IWGSC CS RefSeq v2.1, whole genome shotgun sequence, a single genomic window includes:
- the LOC123083849 gene encoding scarecrow-like protein 3, translating to MHGLCAHEQGTVDDLAHLGPALYECMAHVIEGSFEKTDRSLRKIRKLASLVDGPLQRLSMIIADSLARRLLCPIQGFAAALIDPSRYLEQACLRSARENFASISPYLSTGFVTINRAMLEQVQDQKVVRIVDLSCSTTHPWQWLKILHDFHGRPGGPPELRLTVVHEDSEFLDNMQALLCRQAANLKLCFYFDKVIGKLETLDFSNLREILKINFGEAVVISCALQMHRLLAVDDSVSRDGIAQLQQMANMARLKQMACSACSPASTLNYPQTPSPQRQIPSLLVSFLSAIRALEPKIIVMMEQDADHNAPLFHDRFTKTVDYYAALFDSLNAVDSASPQRARVERVLLGEEIKNILVCEGVQRLERHEKLSQWEMHMQRCEVDHVPLSFEAIREGKERLMSYGLKQCKSDEDNADLLLCWGATRLYSISAWRPHSSNAAPNKVAV from the exons ATGCACGGGCTATGTGCGCACGAGCAGGGCACGGTCGATGACCTGGCGCACCTTGGCCCGGCCTTGTACGAGTGCATGGCGCATGTGATCGAAGGATCTTTTGAGAAGACTGACCGCAGCCTTAGGAAGATCAGAAAGCTCGCCTCTTTAGTGGACGGGCCACTGCAGCGCCTGTCCATGATAATCGCCGACAGCTTAGCCCGCCGCCTTCTATGCCCCATCCAGGGCTTTGCTGCTGCCCTTATCGATCCGTCTCGCTACCTCGAGCAGGCCTGCCTCCGGTCTGCCCGCGAGAACTTCGCCAGCATCAGCCCCTACCTCAGCACTGGCTTTGTCACTATTAACCGGGCTATGCTGGAGCAAGTCCAGGATCAAAAG GTTGTCCGAATTGTTGACTTGTCCTGCTCAACCACCCACCCGTGGCAGTGGCTCAAGATTCTTCACGATTTCCATGGCCGCCCTGGGGGCCCGCCCGAACTACGTTTAACTGTCGTCCATGAAGACAGTGAGTTCCTGGACAACATGCAGGCGCTCCTGTGTAGGCAAGCTGCTAACCTCAAGCTATGCTTTTATTTCGACAAGGTGATTGGCAAACTCGAGACATTGGACTTCAGCAATCTCCGTGAGATCCTGAAAATAAACTTTGGTGAGGCGGTTGTGATCAGCTGCGCTCTGCAGATGCATCGCCTCCTTGCGGTTGATGACAGCGTAAGCCGCGACGGCATTGCTCAGCTCCAGCAAATGGCAAACATGGCTCGGCTTAAGCAAATGGCCTGCTCAGCATGCAGTCCGGCATCGACACTGAACTATCCGCAGACACCATCCCCTCAACGCCAGATACCAAGCCTGCTGGTGAGCTTCCTCTCTGCCATCCGTGCCCTTGAGCCGAAGATCATTGTGATGATGGAGCAAGACGCGGACCACAATGCCCCGCTGTTCCACGATCGGTTCACCAAGACAGTCGACTACTACGCCGCCCTCTTCGATAGCCTCAATGCGGTGGATTCAGCCAGCCCGCAGAGGGCGCGCGTGGAGAGGGTGCTCCTTGGCGAGGAGATAAAGAATATACTGGTATGCGAGGGGGTCCAAAGGCTTGAGCGGCATGAGAAGCTGAGCCAGTGGGAAATGCACATGCAGCGTTGCGAGGTTGACCATGTGCCCCTCAGCTTTGAAGCCATCAGGGAGGGCAAAGAGAGGCTGATGAGCTACGGATTGAAACAATGCAAGAGCGATGAAGACAATGCCGACCTTCTGCTGTGCTGGGGTGCAACTCGTCTGTACTCCATCTCAGCCTGGAGGCCACACAGCTCGAACGCGGCGCCAAATAAAGTGGCTGTCTAG
- the LOC123082086 gene encoding E3 ubiquitin-protein ligase RDUF1 encodes MDGSSPYYDAAAGEQTRPAPARLVSISQPGSFITEFRLLERDTYFHGFMRGGNGDGHDDGSSGYRYGSFGAVPASEEAIAGLEEAAVEETREAECAVCKESFEVGDKIRKMPCSRGYHESCIFRWLRISRACPLCRFPVSAADDRTE; translated from the coding sequence ATGGACGGCTCCAGCCCATATTACGACGCGGCCGCCGGTGAACAGACACGCCCTGCCCCGGCCCGCTTAGTCTCAATCTCTCAGCCAGGCAGCTTCATCACAGAGTTTCGGCTACTGGAGCGAGACACTTACTTTCATGGTTTCATGCGCGGAGGTAACGGCGATGGACACGATGACGGGTCGTCTGGGTACAGATACGGCAGCTTCGGCGCGGTCCCGGCGTCCGAGGAGGCCATCGCCGGGCTGGAGGAGGCGGCCGTCGAGGAGACGAGGGAGGCGGAGTGCGCTGTATGCAAGGAGAGCTTCGAGGTAGGCGACAAGATCAGGAAGATGCCGTGCTCGCGTGGATACCACGAGAGCTGCATCTTCAGGTGGCTCCGGATCAGCCGCGCCTGCCCGCTCTGCCGCTTCCCGGTGTCCGCCGCCGACGACCGGACCGAGTAG